A genomic region of Raphanus sativus cultivar WK10039 chromosome 6, ASM80110v3, whole genome shotgun sequence contains the following coding sequences:
- the LOC130495936 gene encoding probable RNA-binding protein ARP1: protein MSSNTSYYRSPFGDTTFTKVFVGGLAWETPTEEMRRYFEQFGEILEAVIITDKITGKSKGYGFVTFREPESATRAVADPNPVIDGRKANCNIASFGQPQPSTPRGSYTHFIS from the exons ATGTCTTCTAATACGAGCTACTACCGATCGCCGTTCGGAGACACCACCTTCACAAAAGTTTTCGTCGGAGGCTTAGCATGGGAGACTCCTACCGAGGAAATGCGTCGTTACTTTGAGCAGTTCGGTGAGATTCTCGAAGCAGTTATCATCACCGATAAGATCACCGGAAAATCTAAAGGCTACGGTTTC GTCACGTTTCGAGAGCCAGAGTCAGCGACGAGGGCAGTAGCCGATCCAAATCCTGTGATCGATGGAAGAAAGGCAAATTGTAATATTGCGTCTTTTGGACAGCCCCAACCATCGACGCCTCGAGGCTCGTATACTCATTTTATATCTTGA